A single window of Pontiella agarivorans DNA harbors:
- the nifK gene encoding nitrogenase molybdenum-iron protein subunit beta, with product MLLRHTPKEVSERKALTVNPAKTCQPVGAMYAALGVHGCLPHSHGSQGCCSYHRSALTRHYKDPIMAGTSSFTEGSSVFGGQSNLLQALANMFTIYNPDLVAIHSTCLSETIGDDLAQIVKKATDDGKVPEGKKVIYCNTPSYVGSHVTGFSNMVTGIVKGLVEHTGEAKDQVNIIPGWVEPSDMKEMKGIAARLGANIVMFPDTDGVVDTPQTGEFKMYPDGGAKVEDIATSGDSIKTLACGKWASEGAAKWLDSNCKVPFETLDIPIGLGATDRFVEALANAAKVTIPDSFISERGRLVDVITDMSQYLHGKKVALFGDPDQLIPMTEFLLDLDMIPTAVVSGTPGKAFTQKIKELCAEKAPNVNVANGERADMFLLHQWIKNEPVDLLIGNTYGKYIARDEDIPFIRHGFPIVDRIGHSYFPTVGYNGGIRLLEKMLGAVMDRQDRDAEECKFELVM from the coding sequence ATGTTACTAAGACACACCCCCAAAGAAGTAAGCGAACGTAAAGCGCTCACCGTCAACCCGGCAAAAACCTGCCAGCCTGTTGGCGCCATGTATGCCGCTCTCGGCGTGCACGGCTGCCTCCCGCACTCGCACGGCTCCCAGGGCTGCTGCTCCTACCACCGCAGCGCCCTCACCCGTCACTACAAAGATCCGATCATGGCCGGAACCAGCTCCTTCACGGAAGGTTCCTCGGTATTCGGCGGTCAGTCCAACCTCCTCCAGGCCCTGGCCAACATGTTCACGATCTACAACCCGGACCTCGTGGCCATCCACTCCACCTGCCTTTCCGAAACCATCGGCGACGACCTCGCGCAGATTGTGAAGAAAGCCACGGACGATGGCAAAGTTCCGGAAGGCAAGAAAGTGATCTACTGCAACACCCCGTCCTACGTGGGATCGCACGTCACCGGATTCTCCAACATGGTCACCGGCATCGTTAAAGGGCTGGTTGAACATACCGGCGAAGCCAAAGACCAGGTCAACATCATCCCGGGCTGGGTTGAACCGTCCGATATGAAGGAAATGAAAGGCATCGCCGCGCGCCTCGGCGCAAACATCGTGATGTTCCCGGATACCGACGGCGTGGTCGACACCCCGCAGACCGGCGAATTCAAAATGTACCCAGACGGCGGCGCTAAAGTCGAAGACATTGCCACTTCAGGCGACAGCATCAAAACCCTCGCCTGCGGCAAATGGGCTTCGGAAGGAGCTGCCAAATGGCTCGACAGCAACTGCAAAGTTCCATTCGAAACCCTCGACATTCCGATTGGTCTCGGCGCAACCGACCGCTTCGTGGAAGCACTCGCCAATGCAGCCAAAGTAACCATTCCGGACTCCTTCATCTCCGAGCGCGGCCGCCTGGTGGATGTCATCACCGACATGTCCCAGTACCTGCACGGAAAGAAAGTGGCCCTCTTCGGCGACCCCGACCAGCTCATTCCAATGACTGAATTCCTGCTCGATCTCGATATGATCCCGACTGCGGTCGTTTCCGGAACCCCCGGTAAAGCGTTCACCCAAAAGATCAAAGAACTCTGCGCGGAAAAAGCACCGAACGTCAATGTGGCAAATGGCGAACGTGCCGACATGTTCCTGCTTCACCAGTGGATCAAGAACGAACCGGTCGACCTGCTGATCGGCAACACCTACGGTAAATATATCGCCCGCGACGAAGACATTCCGTTCATCCGTCACGGATTCCCGATTGTTGACCGTATCGGACACAGCTACTTCCCGACCGTGGGCTATAACGGCGGCATTCGGCTGCTCGAAAAAATGCTCGGTGCCGTCATGGACCGTCAGGACCGCGATGCAGAAGAATGCAAGTTCGAGCTGGTGATGTAG
- a CDS encoding CCE_0567 family metalloprotein, with amino-acid sequence MSTEEIKDLEKQVTRLKFIAGQKAGDLHDLIEDRLWAEFEDIPAVSEAAYNACKAWQTKQNELNSALSER; translated from the coding sequence ATGAGCACAGAAGAAATCAAAGATCTTGAAAAACAGGTAACCAGGCTGAAATTTATTGCCGGGCAAAAGGCCGGCGATCTTCATGACTTGATCGAGGATCGGCTGTGGGCTGAATTCGAAGATATACCGGCGGTATCGGAAGCCGCCTACAACGCCTGCAAGGCGTGGCAGACCAAACAGAATGAATTAAATTCAGCACTCAGCGAACGCTAA
- a CDS encoding NAD(P)-binding oxidoreductase: protein MKSVFVVGASGATGKLLVADLLAREFEVTVVVRSSSSLRGTFEGRSNYHEVTGSITEISDDELRPLLKGCDAVLSCLGHNLTFKGLFGKPRRLVADTVEKVCRVVEALTPDRKIKVILMNTTGNANRDIPERPPLSQRIVVSILRVLLPPHVDNEQAADILRTRIGRNHALIEWAVVRPDGLTDETEVSAYTLHPSPIRNAIFDAGQTSRINVANFMANLAADPTLWDTWKGQMPVIYNKA from the coding sequence ATGAAAAGCGTATTCGTTGTTGGAGCAAGTGGGGCAACCGGTAAATTACTGGTCGCGGATTTACTGGCCAGGGAGTTCGAAGTAACGGTCGTGGTGCGATCTTCCAGCTCCCTGAGGGGCACCTTTGAAGGTCGATCGAACTACCATGAAGTTACGGGAAGTATTACCGAGATATCGGATGACGAATTACGGCCGCTGTTGAAAGGTTGCGATGCGGTGCTCTCGTGCCTGGGGCATAATTTGACCTTCAAAGGGTTGTTTGGAAAACCTCGCCGGCTGGTTGCCGATACCGTGGAAAAGGTCTGCCGGGTTGTTGAAGCGTTAACGCCGGATCGAAAAATTAAAGTGATTCTGATGAATACCACGGGGAACGCCAACCGTGATATCCCGGAACGACCTCCATTATCCCAACGGATCGTCGTCTCCATCTTGCGGGTGCTGCTTCCTCCGCATGTGGATAACGAACAGGCGGCCGATATTCTCCGAACCCGCATCGGCCGGAATCACGCATTGATTGAATGGGCCGTCGTCCGACCCGACGGCCTCACCGATGAAACAGAAGTTTCAGCATATACCCTTCACCCATCGCCCATCCGGAATGCCATCTTCGACGCCGGCCAAACCAGCCGCATCAACGTGGCAAACTTCATGGCCAACTTAGCCGCCGATCCAACGCTATGGGACACCTGGAAAGGCCAAATGCCCGTAATTTACAACAAGGCCTAA
- a CDS encoding nitrogenase component 1: MSCNCGKTCAPVDDAAHACTADDKAKCGCGPSGGNFTTESTEEHRDSTSVHSVSSSEAGGKKLTGENFTATRNACKLCAPLGACLAFRGIEGCLPFLHGSQGCATYIRRYMISHFREPMDIASSSFGEESVVFGGRRNLFDGLTHVIEGYKPEVIGIATTCLAETIGDDVNMYVKEYLSADRKIVDPPHILRVSTPSYSGSHADGYQWAVRAIVDQLAVDGPNEKFIGIFPGMVSPADLRHLRELMEDFEMDFSIVPDYSDPLDGPVWGDYHKIPAGGTPAREIAKLGRASAVIELASTIADKQSAASLLDEKFSTAVFRVGLPIGIRQTDKFCNVLEQITGRPLPAKHDAERGRLIDCYVDGHKYTFGKEVVIYGEEDFVVGMTAFCCEIGLKPVLCASGGKSGKLDQCIREAAPELAPETPILEGIDFAEIEIAAFNLKPDLLIGNSKGFSLSRKTGIPLIRFGFPIHDRISGPRTLHLGYRGAQQLFDTIVDKLMEMKQENSDVGYTYI; the protein is encoded by the coding sequence ATGAGCTGCAACTGCGGAAAAACCTGTGCTCCGGTCGACGATGCGGCCCATGCCTGCACAGCGGATGATAAAGCCAAATGCGGCTGCGGTCCCAGCGGCGGGAATTTCACCACAGAGAGCACGGAGGAACACAGAGACAGTACCTCCGTGCACTCGGTGTCCTCCAGCGAAGCGGGTGGTAAAAAACTTACCGGCGAAAATTTTACGGCAACGCGCAATGCCTGCAAACTGTGTGCTCCTCTCGGCGCCTGCCTTGCGTTCCGTGGAATCGAAGGCTGCCTCCCCTTCCTCCACGGTTCGCAAGGCTGCGCCACCTATATCCGCCGCTACATGATCAGCCATTTCCGCGAACCGATGGATATTGCCTCGTCGAGCTTCGGCGAAGAGAGCGTGGTTTTCGGCGGGCGCCGGAACCTTTTCGACGGCCTGACCCACGTGATTGAAGGCTATAAACCCGAAGTGATCGGCATTGCCACCACCTGCCTGGCGGAAACCATCGGCGACGATGTGAACATGTATGTGAAAGAGTATCTTTCCGCCGACCGTAAAATAGTCGATCCGCCGCACATTCTGCGCGTTTCCACCCCGAGCTATTCCGGCTCGCACGCCGACGGCTATCAGTGGGCCGTCCGCGCCATCGTCGATCAGCTCGCCGTGGACGGACCGAACGAAAAATTTATCGGCATTTTCCCCGGCATGGTTTCCCCGGCCGACCTGCGTCACCTGCGGGAACTGATGGAGGATTTCGAAATGGATTTTTCAATTGTTCCCGATTATTCCGACCCGCTCGACGGCCCGGTCTGGGGCGACTACCACAAAATTCCGGCCGGCGGTACTCCGGCCCGCGAAATCGCCAAACTCGGCCGCGCCTCAGCCGTGATTGAACTGGCCTCGACCATCGCCGACAAACAGTCTGCGGCATCGCTGCTCGACGAAAAATTTTCCACGGCCGTCTTCCGCGTAGGCCTGCCCATCGGCATCCGCCAGACCGACAAATTCTGCAACGTACTCGAGCAGATTACCGGCCGGCCGCTGCCCGCCAAACACGACGCTGAACGCGGGCGACTGATCGACTGCTATGTCGACGGCCACAAATACACCTTCGGCAAAGAGGTCGTCATCTACGGCGAAGAGGATTTCGTCGTCGGCATGACCGCCTTCTGCTGCGAGATCGGCCTCAAGCCCGTCCTCTGCGCCTCCGGCGGCAAGAGCGGTAAGCTCGACCAATGCATACGCGAAGCTGCCCCGGAACTCGCCCCGGAAACCCCGATCCTCGAAGGCATCGACTTTGCCGAAATCGAGATCGCCGCTTTCAATCTGAAACCCGACCTGCTCATCGGCAACAGTAAGGGCTTCAGCCTCAGCCGCAAAACCGGCATCCCGCTGATCCGTTTCGGATTTCCTATCCACGACCGGATCAGCGGGCCTCGTACCCTCCACCTGGGATACCGGGGCGCCCAGCAGCTGTTCGACACCATTGTCGACAAACTTATGGAAATGAAACAAGAGAACTCAGATGTAGGCTACACCTACATCTGA
- a CDS encoding radical SAM protein, producing the protein MPLDFTKHPCFNPDVKGKYGRVHLPVAPKCNIQCGYCNRKYDCVNESRPGVTSNVLSPGQALYYVNDLVESGKPISVVGIAGPGDPFANPEQTMETLRLIRKRHPDMLLCVSTNGLGVGPYIAELAELKVSHITITMNAIDPEIGADVYSWVRDHKKPLRGLAAAELLLERQIQAMKTIKAHGLTLKINTILIPGVNDHHIDAVAAFAKSEGADLHNIIPMCPVEGTMFENLDEPTPAMIHEARDIAGTYMPQMTHCQRCRADACGLLAEGTTQDTLKKLEQAANAPINPDEERPYVAVATREGVLVNEHLGEAAELSIFGEKDGLFQCLETRATPDAGSGSERWMDLAKNLSDCRAILVSGVGPKPTAFLRQAGLKVVVMEGLIDETLRRIYAGEEVRSPLRKTKCGEKCTGSGAGCG; encoded by the coding sequence ATGCCTCTCGACTTCACCAAACACCCGTGCTTTAACCCCGATGTCAAAGGCAAATACGGTCGCGTCCACCTGCCGGTCGCGCCGAAGTGCAACATCCAGTGCGGCTACTGCAACCGTAAATACGATTGCGTCAACGAATCCCGCCCCGGCGTAACCTCCAACGTCCTCTCCCCCGGCCAGGCGCTCTACTACGTCAACGATCTGGTGGAATCCGGCAAACCGATTTCGGTCGTAGGCATTGCAGGCCCCGGCGATCCCTTTGCCAATCCGGAACAGACGATGGAAACGCTGCGGCTGATCCGTAAACGCCATCCCGACATGCTGCTCTGCGTCTCCACCAACGGCCTGGGCGTCGGCCCCTACATTGCCGAACTGGCCGAACTCAAAGTGAGCCACATCACCATCACCATGAATGCCATTGATCCGGAGATCGGTGCTGATGTTTACAGCTGGGTGCGCGATCATAAAAAACCGTTGCGCGGTCTTGCCGCCGCCGAACTGCTGCTCGAGCGTCAGATTCAGGCCATGAAAACCATCAAGGCCCACGGCCTGACCCTGAAGATCAACACCATCCTGATTCCGGGGGTGAACGATCATCATATCGACGCCGTTGCGGCCTTCGCCAAATCCGAAGGTGCCGACCTGCATAACATTATTCCGATGTGCCCGGTGGAAGGAACCATGTTCGAAAATCTCGACGAACCGACCCCGGCCATGATCCACGAAGCGCGCGATATTGCCGGAACATATATGCCGCAGATGACGCACTGCCAGCGCTGCCGCGCCGATGCCTGCGGCCTGCTCGCTGAAGGCACCACGCAGGATACGCTCAAAAAACTGGAACAAGCCGCCAACGCGCCGATCAATCCGGACGAAGAGCGCCCCTACGTGGCCGTCGCCACCCGCGAGGGCGTACTGGTGAACGAACATCTGGGCGAAGCGGCCGAACTGAGTATCTTCGGCGAAAAAGACGGCCTCTTCCAATGTCTGGAAACCCGTGCCACGCCGGATGCCGGCAGCGGTTCGGAACGCTGGATGGATCTGGCAAAGAATTTGAGCGATTGCCGTGCAATCCTCGTCTCAGGGGTGGGACCCAAACCAACGGCCTTTCTCCGTCAGGCCGGACTCAAAGTGGTGGTGATGGAGGGGCTGATCGATGAAACGCTTCGCCGGATTTATGCCGGCGAAGAGGTCCGTTCGCCCCTCCGGAAAACCAAATGCGGAGAAAAATGCACCGGCTCGGGGGCCGGTTGCGGCTGA
- a CDS encoding nucleotidyl transferase AbiEii/AbiGii toxin family protein, whose translation METNSVEYVFDVVSTQLPKAGVEFLMIGGHAVNHYGFSRATVDVDFMIVSNDVATVREVMKTAGFTNVSDSDNVIFFGHPENPHRVDFLKIEQDSMDKLIKSAEVIDYSGYRLKVPGISDLIAMKLFAVSQGSLQREEKDLLDVVNLVQECGLDLKLIRELCDRYASDDVYSKVESRMSGEEKDG comes from the coding sequence ATGGAAACGAATAGCGTTGAGTATGTTTTTGATGTCGTGAGCACGCAACTGCCAAAAGCAGGTGTTGAGTTTCTCATGATTGGTGGGCATGCGGTGAATCATTATGGCTTTAGTCGCGCCACAGTTGATGTGGATTTTATGATCGTTTCAAACGATGTAGCCACGGTTCGGGAAGTTATGAAAACGGCCGGTTTTACGAATGTTTCCGATTCAGACAATGTTATTTTCTTTGGCCATCCCGAAAATCCACATCGGGTTGATTTTCTAAAGATTGAACAGGATTCGATGGACAAACTCATCAAATCCGCTGAAGTAATTGATTACTCAGGTTATCGACTAAAAGTTCCGGGGATTTCAGATCTGATAGCAATGAAGCTGTTTGCTGTCAGTCAGGGTTCACTGCAGCGTGAAGAAAAGGATCTTCTTGATGTCGTCAATCTGGTTCAAGAGTGTGGCTTGGATCTTAAATTGATTCGCGAGCTATGCGATCGATACGCAAGTGATGATGTGTATTCGAAGGTTGAAAGCCGAATGAGTGGAGAGGAAAAAGATGGTTAA
- the nifE gene encoding nitrogenase iron-molybdenum cofactor biosynthesis protein NifE, whose protein sequence is MAEEKINLLEKRKAQVHEGGEFAMEAEKQSLAGSVSQRSCSFCGSRVVLYPIADAIHIVHGPIGCASYTWDIRGALSSGPELHRLSFSTDMQEKDVIYGGEGKLYNAISELIDEYKPSAAFIYSTCIIGVIGDDVDAICKKVQNEKGIPVIPVDSEGFKGSKKEGYKAACDALFKIVGEDDPDAQKVPKSINILGDFNLAGEIWIIKDYYERMGVKVVSTVSGDGRVDEIRKAGRAHLNIVQCSGSVSNLAKMLETEYGTPMMRASYFGIEDMSKALYDVADFFDDDEMRMGAQRVIKEEVAKLMPQLAPYRKDLTGKKAAVYTGGAFKVFSLVRSLRTLGMDVVVAGSQTGSVDDYKLLTELCDPGTVILDDTNPLELAKYVKEKDVDLFIGGVKERPIAYKIGVGFCDHNHERKEALAGFIGMLNFAKEVHSSVMSPVWQFAPRRAGKRT, encoded by the coding sequence ATGGCTGAAGAAAAAATCAATCTGTTGGAAAAGCGCAAAGCCCAGGTGCATGAAGGCGGCGAATTTGCCATGGAGGCGGAAAAGCAGAGTCTTGCTGGCTCCGTCAGCCAGCGCTCCTGCAGTTTCTGCGGATCCCGTGTGGTGCTCTACCCGATCGCCGATGCGATCCATATCGTGCACGGGCCGATCGGCTGCGCGTCCTACACCTGGGATATCCGCGGTGCCCTTTCTTCCGGTCCCGAGCTGCACCGCCTGAGCTTTTCCACCGACATGCAGGAAAAGGACGTCATCTACGGCGGCGAAGGCAAACTTTATAATGCCATCAGCGAACTGATCGATGAATACAAACCGAGCGCGGCGTTTATCTATTCCACCTGCATCATCGGCGTAATCGGCGACGACGTGGACGCGATCTGCAAAAAGGTGCAGAACGAAAAAGGTATCCCCGTGATCCCGGTTGATTCCGAAGGCTTCAAGGGCTCGAAAAAAGAAGGCTACAAAGCGGCCTGCGATGCCCTGTTTAAAATTGTCGGCGAAGACGACCCCGACGCACAGAAAGTCCCGAAGTCGATCAACATTCTCGGCGACTTCAATCTGGCCGGTGAAATCTGGATTATTAAGGACTACTACGAACGTATGGGCGTCAAAGTGGTTTCCACGGTTTCGGGCGATGGACGGGTCGATGAAATCCGCAAGGCCGGGCGCGCCCATCTCAATATTGTGCAGTGCTCCGGTTCCGTCAGCAATCTGGCAAAGATGCTCGAAACAGAATACGGCACCCCCATGATGCGCGCCTCCTACTTCGGCATCGAAGATATGTCGAAGGCGCTCTATGACGTGGCCGATTTTTTTGATGACGATGAAATGCGTATGGGCGCACAGCGCGTGATTAAAGAAGAAGTGGCCAAGCTGATGCCGCAGCTCGCGCCCTACCGGAAAGATCTTACAGGGAAAAAGGCCGCGGTCTACACCGGCGGCGCTTTCAAGGTCTTTTCGCTGGTTCGCTCGCTGCGCACGCTCGGCATGGATGTGGTGGTGGCCGGCTCGCAGACCGGGTCGGTGGATGACTATAAACTGCTGACGGAACTCTGCGATCCGGGCACCGTAATCCTCGACGACACCAACCCGCTCGAGCTGGCAAAGTATGTGAAGGAAAAAGATGTCGACCTCTTCATCGGCGGCGTCAAAGAACGTCCCATCGCCTACAAGATCGGCGTCGGCTTCTGCGACCACAACCACGAACGCAAGGAAGCGCTCGCCGGCTTCATCGGCATGCTCAACTTTGCCAAAGAAGTTCACTCCTCCGTCATGAGCCCCGTCTGGCAGTTCGCACCGCGCCGTGCAGGAAAAAGAACCTAA
- the tsaA gene encoding tRNA (N6-threonylcarbamoyladenosine(37)-N6)-methyltransferase TrmO, whose protein sequence is MKTETVELTLIGTIRTPHTTADNIPVQPVGSEDEGVVELYPEFAEGLKDVDGFSHVMLLFHLHKMKPDYKLTITPFMDKKEHGVFATRSPARPAAIGLSTVKVKKVEGSKLYFEGADMLDGSPLIDIKPFFRNVDNRPNAISGWLEDKEADIASKHRSDDRFMERKAIHQMP, encoded by the coding sequence ATGAAAACAGAAACCGTAGAGCTCACCTTAATCGGCACCATCCGTACGCCGCATACGACCGCTGACAATATTCCGGTGCAACCGGTCGGCAGCGAGGACGAAGGCGTAGTGGAACTCTATCCCGAGTTTGCAGAAGGTCTGAAGGACGTCGACGGCTTTTCGCATGTCATGCTGCTCTTCCACCTGCATAAAATGAAGCCGGACTACAAGCTGACCATCACGCCGTTCATGGATAAAAAAGAACACGGTGTTTTCGCCACCCGCTCGCCCGCGCGTCCGGCGGCCATCGGACTCTCCACCGTGAAGGTGAAAAAGGTGGAAGGCAGTAAGCTCTACTTCGAAGGCGCTGACATGCTCGACGGTTCACCGCTGATCGACATCAAACCCTTTTTCCGGAATGTGGATAACCGGCCGAATGCCATCAGCGGCTGGCTCGAAGACAAGGAGGCGGACATCGCCTCGAAACACCGCTCCGATGACCGTTTCATGGAACGCAAGGCGATCCATCAAATGCCCTGA
- a CDS encoding rubredoxin-like domain-containing protein, protein MLNRASPCCPPATTPSLKTKTKPSILSSFSSDRSISIKTWVCSICGHIHQSAEPPRFCEVCKAGGSNFVSSSVQGRQYE, encoded by the coding sequence ATGCTAAACAGGGCTTCTCCATGCTGCCCTCCGGCAACTACACCATCACTGAAAACGAAGACGAAACCATCAATATTGAGTTCGTTTAGTTCCGACCGAAGCATCAGCATAAAAACCTGGGTCTGCTCCATTTGCGGGCATATTCATCAAAGCGCAGAACCGCCGCGCTTCTGCGAAGTCTGCAAAGCAGGCGGCTCAAATTTTGTAAGCTCTTCCGTACAAGGCCGGCAATATGAATAA
- the modA gene encoding molybdate ABC transporter substrate-binding protein — MKFLSTILFILLLSTSARAALSVFAAASTTDAMKDLAAAYKDAGGETVRFNFASSGSLARQIEAGAPADVFVSANVKWMDWLEAKAAIQTASRFNLAANTLVLTAPPGASVKFDGTVPGKVAVGELKSVPAGMYAKEALEHLGWFSAWKPHFVQASSVRTALLYVQRGEVSAGIVYATDARAAGLPILGTFPPESHSPIIYPAAAVSEKESAVKFLHFLKSDEASRILKSHGFTEAAE, encoded by the coding sequence ATGAAATTTCTATCCACGATTTTGTTTATTCTACTGCTTAGCACATCGGCCCGAGCCGCACTTTCGGTATTCGCCGCCGCCAGCACCACCGACGCCATGAAAGATCTCGCCGCCGCCTATAAAGACGCCGGCGGCGAGACTGTGCGGTTTAACTTTGCCTCGTCCGGCTCTCTTGCCCGACAGATCGAAGCCGGCGCACCGGCCGATGTTTTTGTATCGGCAAACGTCAAATGGATGGACTGGCTGGAAGCGAAAGCGGCCATTCAGACCGCCTCACGTTTCAACCTGGCGGCCAACACGCTGGTGCTGACCGCCCCGCCCGGCGCGTCCGTCAAATTTGACGGAACCGTTCCCGGCAAAGTCGCGGTCGGCGAGCTCAAGAGCGTGCCGGCCGGCATGTATGCCAAAGAGGCGCTGGAGCATCTGGGCTGGTTCAGCGCCTGGAAACCCCATTTCGTGCAGGCGTCCAGCGTCCGCACCGCCCTGCTCTATGTCCAGCGCGGCGAGGTCAGCGCCGGCATCGTCTATGCCACCGATGCCAGGGCCGCGGGACTTCCAATCCTTGGAACCTTCCCCCCGGAATCCCACAGTCCGATCATCTATCCCGCCGCCGCTGTATCGGAAAAAGAGTCTGCCGTAAAATTCCTTCATTTCCTGAAGTCCGACGAAGCCAGCAGGATTCTGAAAAGCCACGGATTTACAGAAGCCGCAGAATGA
- a CDS encoding YezD family protein → MKKNSTPFSMPLKTEKIPVSSNSSKCHHHDQSNGSYCGTQDGRWVKSVKKYVKSLDYGEVTLTVHNGQVVQVQKTEKIRF, encoded by the coding sequence ATGAAGAAAAACTCGACGCCATTCTCGATGCCATTGAAGACGGAGAAGATACCGGTGAGTTCGAACTCGAGTAAATGTCATCATCATGATCAATCCAACGGCTCATACTGCGGCACGCAGGACGGCCGTTGGGTTAAATCCGTGAAAAAATATGTAAAGAGCCTAGACTATGGCGAAGTCACGCTCACCGTCCACAACGGCCAGGTGGTCCAGGTTCAGAAAACCGAAAAAATTCGTTTTTAA
- a CDS encoding (2Fe-2S) ferredoxin domain-containing protein — MPIAKPEMHFFICNSYRVAGEAKGVCNTKGAGELLSYLDTEILDRGLDAQVSGCGCLKVCDKGPVMVMYPQGKWFGELDEEKLDAILDAIEDGEDTGEFELE; from the coding sequence ATGCCTATAGCAAAACCGGAAATGCACTTCTTTATCTGTAACTCCTACCGCGTCGCGGGCGAAGCCAAAGGCGTCTGCAACACCAAAGGAGCCGGAGAACTGCTTTCCTATCTCGACACTGAAATTCTCGACCGCGGGCTCGACGCCCAGGTCTCCGGATGCGGCTGCCTGAAAGTCTGCGATAAGGGACCGGTTATGGTCATGTATCCGCAGGGAAAATGGTTCGGCGAGCTCGATGAAGAAAAACTCGACGCCATTCTCGATGCCATTGAAGACGGAGAAGATACCGGTGAGTTCGAACTCGAGTAA
- a CDS encoding ArsC/Spx/MgsR family protein — translation MNKILFYEKTGCKGNARQKALLESNGYSLEVKSLLDEPWERDQLESYFVDRPVEEWFNDKSPAVKQGQVDPSAFDAAGALDLLLCEPILIRRPLIEMDGHRMCGFDDRVQIMLGINKSFQGLEACQNAKERCD, via the coding sequence ATGAATAAAATTCTGTTCTATGAAAAGACCGGATGCAAAGGCAACGCGCGCCAAAAGGCCCTGCTGGAATCCAACGGCTATTCGCTCGAAGTAAAATCTTTGCTCGATGAACCGTGGGAGCGCGATCAGTTAGAGTCATACTTCGTGGATCGGCCCGTGGAGGAATGGTTCAATGATAAAAGCCCGGCCGTCAAACAAGGTCAGGTTGATCCTTCCGCATTCGATGCCGCCGGCGCACTGGACCTCCTGCTGTGCGAACCGATCTTAATCCGCCGCCCGCTTATTGAAATGGATGGACACCGGATGTGCGGGTTCGATGATCGAGTGCAGATAATGCTGGGCATCAACAAAAGTTTCCAGGGATTGGAAGCCTGCCAAAACGCAAAAGAACGCTGCGATTAA
- a CDS encoding DUF2490 domain-containing protein produces MKVRLTAALLGAAMSTLAWDSAENAVWLEGTLKGKLTEKLSLSLKEQVRYRENDGFFYWRYTDVGVGWKFSNAWNLTGNYRYITTRKRDGDWFAKPMLHANLTNTLPLDFLRLKSRMRLAHVDMPDGDDQALLWPRITLSFSKGWKGLNPYGAWEPIYDMADNLVYCNRFEGGFLYAPLDNLFLKAFLMHQLNRTDSTSKWTESYNMGIGATLKF; encoded by the coding sequence ATGAAAGTAAGATTAACGGCCGCACTGCTGGGTGCCGCTATGTCGACCCTCGCCTGGGACAGCGCTGAAAATGCGGTCTGGCTGGAAGGAACCCTTAAAGGGAAACTCACTGAAAAACTCTCCCTCTCCCTCAAGGAACAGGTCCGATACAGAGAAAACGATGGGTTTTTCTATTGGCGCTACACCGACGTCGGTGTCGGATGGAAATTCTCCAACGCCTGGAACCTCACCGGGAACTACCGGTATATAACCACCCGGAAACGAGACGGCGACTGGTTCGCCAAGCCGATGCTCCACGCCAACCTCACCAATACCCTGCCGCTGGACTTTCTCCGCCTGAAAAGCCGGATGCGGCTGGCGCATGTGGATATGCCCGACGGGGATGATCAGGCGCTCCTCTGGCCGCGGATCACCCTCAGTTTTTCCAAAGGCTGGAAAGGCCTGAATCCCTACGGGGCCTGGGAACCGATCTATGACATGGCCGACAACCTCGTTTACTGCAACCGGTTTGAGGGCGGCTTTTTGTATGCCCCTCTGGATAACCTATTCCTGAAGGCCTTTCTCATGCACCAGCTCAACCGGACGGACTCCACCTCCAAGTGGACGGAGTCGTATAATATGGGCATCGGCGCAACACTTAAATTCTGA